One Dermacentor andersoni chromosome 6, qqDerAnde1_hic_scaffold, whole genome shotgun sequence genomic window carries:
- the LOC126522773 gene encoding uncharacterized protein, whose product MKVIILLAALAVANAGFVGHAGYGHGYGHGYGHAVVAKVAEAGHSSQHRSQDLAGNYNFGYKEGHTSGGSFRQEAGDAWGNKVGSYGLTDADGRVRVVKYVADGHGFRAHISTNEPGTAASHPAAAAYNARHAVPAAGYGVAAPVAKVAVAAAVPVAAYAHAPYGHGGYGGYGGHGGYGGYGGYGGYGAYGGHGGYYGHGHGGYGYGHGIFHGAHGHGHFGYHG is encoded by the exons ATGAAG GTCATCATCCTCCTCGCCGCTCTTGCGGTTGCCAATGCCGGATTTGTTGGCCACGCCGGATATGGTCACGGGTACGGCCATGGCTACGGCCACGCTGTTGTCGCCAAGGTCGCCGAGGCTGGACACTCCTCTCAGCACCGGTCTCAGGAT CTTGCCGGCAACTACAATTTCGGCTACAAGGAGGGCCACACCAGCGGCGGCTCCTTCCGCCAGGAAGCCGGTGACGCCTGGGGCAACAAGGTCGGTTCCTACGGTCTGACCGACGCTGATGGCCGCGTCCGTGTTGTCAAGTACGTTGCTGACGGCCACGGCTTCCGTGCCCACATCTCTACCAACGAGCCCGGAACTGCTGCTTCCCACCCTGCCGCCGCTGCCTACAACGCCCGCCACGCCGTTCCCGCCGCCGGCTACGGGGTCGCCGCCCCTGTGGCTAAGGTCGCTGTCGCTGCCGCTGTTCCCGTGGCTGCCTACGCCCACGCTCCCTATGGACACGGAGGCTACGGAGGTTACGGAGGTCACGGAGGTTACGGAGGTTACGGAGGCTACGGAGGTTACGGAGCCTACGGAGGTCATGGAGGCTACTACGGACACGGCCACGGAGGATACGGCTACGGCCACGGCATCTTCCACGGAGCCCATGGTCACGGCCACTTTGGTTACCATGGTTAA
- the LOC126522769 gene encoding uncharacterized protein, with the protein MKVLLLCLFLFLREASCGVVEAPAYGTALVPETGTSSQYRSQDVHGNYEFGYEEKHTSGGSFRQETGDAYGNKYGSYGLTDADGRVRIVKYVADANGFRVIVNTNEPGTAPSTPAAASINVPQEPVVPTPIVKAVVPAASVVTAAAAPAVVAAPAPAVVAAPAPAFVGAPGPAVVTAAVAPATVTSIRRFVPASIYTGATVAAPVVHTAPALPAVPVFGYRRAVAAAPVLTAAAPAVSYSTGFVPSLPYAASAIPPPPVRRVIVRKVVPAGYGAGYGVLRSSAATYAAPTVVAAPAVFGAKLSAAAPAYTYGGPAPVTSFAGKPLDYYEHLANKFGATYLRRRR; encoded by the exons GTACTGCTACTCTGCCTCTTCCTGTTCCTAAGGGAAGCCAGCTGTGGAGTGGTCGAGGCACCCGCCTATGGCACGGCCCTGGTCCCTGAGACTGGAACGTCGTCACAGTACCGGTCTCAAGAT GTCCACGGAAACTACGAATTTGGCTACGAAGAGAAGCACACGTCGGGCGGCTCCTTCCGCCAGGAAACCGGAGACGCGTACGGCAACAAGTACGGCTCGTACGGCCTCACTGACGCCGACGGACGCGTACGCATCGTCAAGTACGTGGCCGACGCGAACGGCTTCCGCGTCATAGTCAACACCAACGAACCGGGAACCGCGCCCTCGACGCCGGCTGCCGCCTCCATCAACGTCCCACAGGAACCCGTCGTTCCGACACCCATCGTCAAGGCCGTCGTTCCCGCCGCTTCAGTGGTGACGGCTGCGGCAGCTCCCGCCGTGGTCGCAGCTCCAGCTCCCGCCGTGGTCGCTGCACCCGCTCCAGCATTTGTCGGAGCGCCCGGACCCGCTGTGGTGACGGCCGCAGTCGCTCCGGCGACCGTGACGTCCATCAGGAGATTTGTGCCAGCCTCCATCTACACAGGAGCCACTGTCGCGGCGCCCGTTGTTCATACCGCCCCCGCCTTGCCGGCAGTTCCCGTGTTCGGATACCGCCGTGCCGTGGCCGCGGCTCCGGTGCTGACCGCCGCGGCGCCGGCCGTGTCGTACTCGACCGGCTTCGTGCCGTCCCTGCCGTACGCCGCTTCAGCAATCCCACCGCCGCCTGTCCGCAGAGTGATCGTCCGTAAGGTCGTCCCTGCCGGTTACGGGGCCGGTTACGGAGTGCTGCGCAGTTCGGCGGCGACGTACGCTGCGCCAACCGTCGTGGCGGCTCCTGCTGTGTTCGGAGCCAAGTTGTCGGCGGCTGCGCCTGCATACACGTACGGTGGGCCCGCTCCGGTAACGAGCTTCGCAGGCAAGCCTCTGGACTACTACGAGCATCTGGCCAACAAGTTCGGAGCGACTTACCTGCGGCGTCGCCGATGA